ATTTTTATCGTAAGTCGCCACTTCAATCAACCCGTCACGACCACTGACGATATGACTGTGATAAGGTTTTAATTGTGCGACTGCGCTTTCTTCCTGTACAGCAACAATCTCAGGATTAAGTTTTTGTATCACTTCAATTGCAAAATCAATGTTTTTTCCTACAGTGAACGCAATTAAATTAAAATTTTCAGGATGGCGTTCAATGACATCAATAGCCTGTTGACCAATTGAACCTGATGCGCCTAAAATAGCGATATTTTTCATCATTTCTCACTTCTCTTTACATTTGAATTAAGAAAATATTCATTAAAGGTAATACGAACATAAAGCTGTCAAAGCGGTCTAAAATCCCACCATGTCCTGGAAGTAAGCGCCCTGAATCTTTGACACCAAAATAACGTTTGAACCCTGATTCTACTAGATCACCCAATTGTCCGAACATACTCAATACGACTGTGATGAGTAACAGGCCTACCATTGGATAATCAAAATCTACGAAAAACATAAATGCGATTGGCACAATTAAACTACAAATCAACCCACCGATGAAACCTTCAATCGTTTTGTTCGGGCTAATCGTCGGCCATAATTTACGTTTTCCTAAGAGGCGTCCAAATATGTATGCCCCAGTATCTGTCAACCATACGATCAACAATCCAAATAAGATAAACTCTAACCCTGCTTCTCGCGTTACATAAAAATACATAAAACCGATACCTACATATGCGACAGACATCAAACAAAAAGCAGAGTCCATAAAGCTAAATCTATTTTTTGACATCACTGTATAACTTAAAATAATAAAACTCATCGCAATTAGTGATTTTTGTTGCAACACGATAACCCACTCCCCAAAACCTTGCGGGAGCATCAAAATAACTAATGCCAATGCACTTAAAAGACCAGGTATTGACAATAATTGGATTCTATTCATGTTTAAAAGTTCTTTTAACGCAATTAATGCAAGTAAAAATGTGAAATACATCCATGTTGATCCACCAATGAGCAAAATAGGTAAAAAAACAATGAGTGCCACTATCGTTGTGATTGTTCTAACCTTCATCCCACTACTCCTATCTACAATCCTCCAAATCTTCTTTGTCGCGATTGATATGTTTTAATACATGCTTTTAACTCTTCCTCATCAAAATCTGGCCACATTTTAGAATTAAAAATAAATTCACTGTACGACAATTGCCAAATCAAAAAATTACTAATGCGTTGTTCCCCAGACGTACGAATCAATAATTCTGGATCAGGATAATCACGAGTCATGAGATATTTTTGGAAATGTTGTTCTGTTAACGCATCGATATCTTGATCAGACGCATGACGCATCTCTTTCATCAATGTTTGAATACCGTGAACAATCTCCGCACGACCACCGTAATTAATTGCAAATATTAAAGTCAATCCCGTATTGTCAGCTGTTTTAATTTTCGCTTCTTCAATCGCCTGAATCGTTTTTTCTGGCAATTCATCAATAAAGCCAACTGTTTCGACTCTCACATTTTTCTCAATCAATTCTGGTAAAAACGTATTTAAAAAGTTAACAGGTAAGCCCATGATGTAATTGACTTCTTCATCCGGTCGCGACCAATTCTCCGTTGAAAAAGCATAAAGGGTCAAATACTTAATCCCTAAGTCACTTGCTGCACGCGTAATCGTTTTGATCGTTTGCATGCCTTGATAATGCCCTTTGATTCTTGGCATTTTACGCTGTTTCGCCCAACGCCCATTGCCATCCATAATAATTGCAATGTGTTCAGGAATATTATGTAAATCGAGCGCTTCGATATGGTTTTGAGTGTCATTTTTTTTCTTAAATTTCTTAAACATGCGCGTTCCTCCGAGCCTATTTCGTCTCTTAAAATATTATAATCTCATAAGCGTACAATTATCTACCATTTTATCACACTCAATACCTGCATTGAATAAACAAAGAAAAAAACTGTACCAAAGTCGTATTCGGTACAGCTTAAAAGTAGACAAAC
Above is a genomic segment from Staphylococcus delphini containing:
- a CDS encoding isoprenyl transferase produces the protein MFKKFKKKNDTQNHIEALDLHNIPEHIAIIMDGNGRWAKQRKMPRIKGHYQGMQTIKTITRAASDLGIKYLTLYAFSTENWSRPDEEVNYIMGLPVNFLNTFLPELIEKNVRVETVGFIDELPEKTIQAIEEAKIKTADNTGLTLIFAINYGGRAEIVHGIQTLMKEMRHASDQDIDALTEQHFQKYLMTRDYPDPELLIRTSGEQRISNFLIWQLSYSEFIFNSKMWPDFDEEELKACIKTYQSRQRRFGGL
- a CDS encoding phosphatidate cytidylyltransferase — its product is MKVRTITTIVALIVFLPILLIGGSTWMYFTFLLALIALKELLNMNRIQLLSIPGLLSALALVILMLPQGFGEWVIVLQQKSLIAMSFIILSYTVMSKNRFSFMDSAFCLMSVAYVGIGFMYFYVTREAGLEFILFGLLIVWLTDTGAYIFGRLLGKRKLWPTISPNKTIEGFIGGLICSLIVPIAFMFFVDFDYPMVGLLLITVVLSMFGQLGDLVESGFKRYFGVKDSGRLLPGHGGILDRFDSFMFVLPLMNIFLIQM